TCTTCTTGCCccctgccaacatccacactgaccacctgcctggaggagatagaggcgtggatgaagctcaactttcTGCAATTAAACAGTTCTAAAACAGAAGCCATCCTCATCGGCAcaccacatcagctccgctcctcCCACCTCACCAGCATCACTTTCTCTGGCCAAAACATTCCCCCTTCCACATCTGTCACCAACCtgggtgttaaaatggaccagCAACTAAATTATGACACCCACATCAATCACCTCTGAAGACCGCATTCTACCACCTCAAAAACATTGCCAAACTCCGGCCTACATTCACCCTGGCAGATTCAGAGAGGCTCGTCCACGCCTTTGTCTCCTGCAGGTTGgattactgcaatgcactcctcattgggatctctggcaagagcatccagaagcTCCAGCACATGCAAAACAGCGCTGCCAggatcctgatgagggtgcgcaaatATGaacccatcacccccatcctcaaATCCCTTCAGTGTCTCCCTGTCGCATTCAGAATTGaatacaaggtctccctcctcacccaccagggCATCCACGGACatgcccccccctacctccaggAGCTCCTCACCTCCCAGACCCCCTCACGCACCCTTCGCTCTGCATCAACACCAGGGTTCACGCTAGACTTTTTCTTGGGTGGTCAAATGTCCGACACTATTCCAGAATTTCAGACATTTGGAATATCTTCCGGACGTTATTcactaataattaaataatcaccAAAAGTCCACATTTAAACGACAAACGAGACGAACTAAGTTGCTTCAATAAATGCCATTTATTAAATTAGCCTcggcaaaaaaacataacagcCATTCTAAGCAAAAATTGTAAACGGGTAAAAAACTATTAATTAGATAATTGCAATTCTTGCAGGCTACTTTCGGCGCAACTTCATGGCATGGAAGTGCTCCGCTGCTCTCGAAAAGTTGACGTCTTTCCACCCTGGCCCAAGGCTCGATATGCGCATCAGCCTCGTCACCTTTTCCTCAGCTAGGCGTCTGATAGATGTTTTAATCCTGTTTTGGAGAGAATAAGCCTTGTTCCGGGAAAACCTCAACCTGCGCATTTTGCGTTGCGTTAGCCTCCAAACAACGCGTCATGcgactttgtttttttttaaatttgtgtaggcctacgcttTAGGAAAGacatgcatgtgcttgtgcaCTGCGCGTATTCATTAatgcgcgtgcgtgtttgcctccctggtgagctcggTCAGGAACCGCTACTGGTTTTCATATGCTACTGATTAATTCATACATTAATGCaaacttctttctttcttttttctcggACATGTGGgccgtttacattttattataccggacatgcgtgcgtgcattcggccaatgtccggctatagccggctaacgtgaacactgatcaacacacaccctcagaccaCCCAAGACCAAGATCCGCACCATGGGCGATCAGGCTTACTCCACTGCTGCCCCAAGACCATGGAACGCCCTCcttgaccacctgaaggccccacaGAATACAGCTGTTTTTTACACTGTACACTGTAACACTGTAATAGCATCAGAACACTGTAATAGCATCAGAACACTGTAATAGAATCGGAACACTGTAAtatctttctctttcacacTTGAGCTGTTATTGAGATGTGTGATTATTTTAATACATCACCACAGCTGCTATTCATTTCGCTTTCGGTTTTGAAGTGGGAACTTTCATTCAATGAACGCTTTGGAAATTCCCCCCTTGCCAGCCAGTAATGTTGGTGAACATCACTTAGTTTATACAGTCTCTCAAGAACATTGCATGCAACGTCGAAGGATTGCCTTTTCACTAGTTGTGTATCCTTCTTTATTAGTGCTCGTTGAGTACACGTTTACAGCCCCTCAGCTTGCAGTCATTCCTTCCCTATGTACTGCTCCCACTGAGGTGCTTCCCTGGTCTTATGGCGTGGCTCAGGTTCTTCCACACATTGTCCTGTTTAATGTATGGTTCCTGTGCTCTGGTTGGCTGTTCAGGTCGACCTCGGAGTGCGGCCAGACGTCCAGCGGGGGGAGCCCCTGAGCCCGGAGCAGTGGGGGGGGCACCAGGACCCCGAGGGGAGGGTAGTCAACGTCCCTCATCTCAAGCAAGTCATCTTCAAAGGGGCATGTTGAGTATATTACCattctgattattattatcttattacAATCATGGAGCCTCTGGAGATATTCCTGATCTCGTAGATTCATATTCTGCGGTCTGTAATCTGATTGGCTAGAGTTGTTTTCACAATGTAAGGCCGTGTCCGTGTGTGGAAATCAATTGCAGTTGCCATGGCaagaaatataataattgtGAAACACAAACTTATATCTGAGTGGTCTCGCGATTCCAACCTTCATATATCCATAACCGGCCGTTTCTCCGGGCCCCACTCAAACTACACCTTATCTTGCATCGTATAAACAAGCTATATTTAAGATAGATTTAAAATGccagcataaaaaaaaagatatataaaaGTCACCCTCTTTTTTTTAGAGCTTAAAAAGGAAATTAAAGACTTTGAAGTTGTTACATTTTCATAATTTTGCCATGGGGACTAAATTATATCCTCCAAACTGACTAGTGCTGCTTTTGTCACACTAGGCTAAATGGTATTTTTATGGCTATGAACGTTTTGACATAACTAAGATGGATTAGGAAAGGAGTTTGTCTTGGAACAATAATTATATGATGCTGTTATAACTTTGACTGTTACTGTCTATAAATAAAAGAGTTAATGTAATTGATATGAGAACAGACATAACGATTGCaacatcttttatttatttatctatttattaaaataaaacttaAGAACAGCGATCATTGTTATCATCTCTTAACAGACAatgattaatttatttatttattatcattatcgaTTTAAATTCCCAATGCTAGACAACTCATAACTGTTTAGCCCCTGACCCTTCAACATTTGAACTAGTGACATGCAGAACTGACCGCAGTGATTGCCAAATACATTGATTTCAGGGTTGCAAGTTGTGTTTCATTACTGGAGACGGTATGGAGAACCGCCCCACTAAATCAAAGGTTTGTGTGATGGAACAGGGTCTGTGTCACATGTTGAGGAAGGAGGTCTGGAAGTTTCTGCTGGGATATTTCCCCTGGGACAGCaccctggaggagaggaaggccgTGACCAGAGATAAGACGTATGCTTCTTCTTTTCTATACAATCTGGACCTTCTATAAACCTCGGCCTGTTTTGCTGTTTGGTAACCCAAATACTGTTGCAAAGCTAAAGCAGTACGTTTCCCTCCTGCATTTAACCATTTTATTACAGGGAATGAATCCAGTCTTCCAATTGTATTATGCCCCGGCTCCGGTGTTTATAAACGCTCTTCTGTCACCTGTGTCTTAAAGGGACGAGTACTTTAGGATGAAGCTGCAGTGGAAGTCTGTGagcgaggagcaggagaggagaaacTCGAAACTCAGAGACAACAGGAGTCTCATCGGTAAGTCTGAGTCTTGCTGCATGTGCTTAACCTTCACCAGGTTAGAGACACCTCATGGAGAACCAGGATGGATTTAGTCACCGCTCGTTTCAACTGGGTGTAAAGCCATCAATTTACTGTAATTGTAGAGGTCTCGCCATTACTGCTCTTTTGCGTAAAGGATCTATATGTGGTGGACCATCTCCGTTAGATGAAACTGATGGCAATGCATGGGATATAGTGCGGGAATAAGTGTTTGGTTCCACTCTTCCTGTGTCCTCAGAGAAGGACGTCAACAGAACGGACAGGACCAACCGGTTCTACGAGGGCATTGACAACCCGGGCCTCGTCCTGCTCCACGACATCCTCATGACCTACTGCATGTTCGACTTCGACCTGGGTGAGTGGAAGAGACCTCGACAACATGTCAATCCTactgaaatgtacattttctttAGCATCTTTATCACTGGGCTCCTTGCTCAGCTATTTTTGCTCAGCTAATAATAACATCAAAGTGTATAAGATAATATATCTCACCAAGTCAACATAGGTCCCATGTTGTAGGGGgcatctgattgtgtgtgtgtgtgtgtgtgtgtgtgtgtgtgtgtgtgtgtgtgtgtgtgtgtgtgtgtgtgtgtgtgtgtgtgtgtgtgtgtgtgtgtgtgtgtgtgtgtgtgtgtgtgtgtgtgtgtgtgtgtgtgtgtgtgtgtgtgcgcacgcaggTTATGTCCAGGGGATGAGCGACCTTCTCTCGCCACTCCTCTTTGTGATGGAGAACGAGGTTGATGCCTTCTGGTGCTTTGTTTCCTTCATGGACCAGATGGTAAACGGTCTCTTCATCTAGCTTAAAACTGCTGTAGGGAAGATtggagagttgtaaagagagggagcagaaTAGAGCAAATAATAATCATACCCTCCCTCCCTAAGATGGAAGTGTTGAATTCCATCCACAAACATTCAACTGTGATCCACAGAaaagatggattccctgaaccaatcatgCAAGAgctctctctgattggttagaaattAGCCGGAGTGGTCAAAGTTAAAATCAAAACCAATATTTTCGATATATTCGCAGCTCGTTTCCCTCACCAACAGCTGAAGGTCTGCTGTGCCATTTCTAACTAATGACATTCAAATAATATCTTagctacagcacctttaatcaCATCGTTGAACTGGGGATACATGATGTTTGAAGTcactcttaaaggggacattataccaccaggtgtgactaTGATtggccttacaagccgtttcgaaaaaaTCTGCCCCACATGaaatcactagtgggcgtgtccacctagatctgtgctggaaaatcagtctaccagcctacccagtggactgaagtaaacgttgctcatctatgcAGAACAGATctaggaggacacgcccactagtgttgtcatatggggcagattttctaaacggcttgtaaggccaatcacactcacacctggtggtataatgtccCCTTTAACACCTCATTGtgactgattgtgtgtgtgcagcaccaGAACTTTGAGGAGCAGATGCAGGGCATGAAGACCCAGTTGGTCCAGCTCAGTTCTCTGCTGAGACTGCTGGATCTGAACTTCTGGAACTACCTGGGTACACCAAACACCCCCCGACACACAGCCTCCCCTCCTGCTGTacacactagagcccgaccgatatagggtttttaaggccgatatgccgatatatatcggccgatatatatattttttaaaaaatcaagaaacgcgcaacaaaacaaacagatttccctaGCATAGGTTATTTATCCTTTAAATCTttttcactctcagctaacacgtaacaacagcgaaactggacatggtagtcatgaattaTGTCATGCTTATCAactttagagaattgatggcgatgtttttataattgttattcaagtaatgtatgtctcgtgacagttggcaacttaccatgaacacacttgcacacatgaacaacaccgatgatctccgtcGATCTCCTTCATTCACGCTGCCTGACTCTGGCTGATCAGCGGGTTTCGGGCGttagagcgccctctggtggacaaaCTATGCAAcgccaacatttattttattttattttttaatattcatttatcggccattataagtgccgataccgaatagtttgaaaaatgcctaacATCAGCCGGTCGGGctctagtacacacacacggcctcCCGTCCAGCCCAGAGCTCTCAGAATATTGCAGCTCTAAACAGGCctccaatattgcgattgcggtTTAATATGAGATTTCTATTAATTcattaagttccttatgttctgtattattctcTAAAagagcaataaatcattctttagtattgtcaacacaacattggaagcagtcaacataaaaacggctctttcctttaggccaggccgatgtgttgagatCAATTGATATTATAAcctctttatttaactattgaattttagaatattaaaaaataaaataaattaatcgCAATTTGTTATTTGCATATCGCGTTCTATTACATTGCGATTCAGATTTGAATCCGATTACTCATTCAGCCTACTCGTTTCTCACCTGCCCTCTTGTGTTTTTCCTTTCAGAGTCCCAGGACTCGGGATTCCTGTATTTCTGTTTCCGCTGGTTGCTGATCCGTTTTAAGCGGGAGCTGAGCTTCCCGGACGTCCTTCGGCTATGGGAGGTACGGTGGTCATCCTCTAGCCCAGACGAAGCCCCCTCTCCTGGCCTCAACCCCTCAACCTGGAGGCATAAACAGATTGTCAGCGTGGACTTTAAAGAGCCGAATTCTAGGGATGGCGATGAACACATATGACGTGGTTTGGGTCTAAAATAtagttattatttttaaacagaTTTTAATGGTTATTATATAAGTCATATTTATATAGTGTTTAGTGTTTTATTCGCGCAGGGATGCTTTCTAACATGGTACACTGAAATGCTAACTGAACTAAAACGCACGAGACAAAGACACGTGGGCCATTATATTCTCAGAGCCCTTTTATCTGGCGAATATCCAGACTGAACGTCTGCAAGATCAACGCCCATCTCTTTAACCGTTGGTTTGGATTCTGCAACGAACGCAAGAAGGTGAGGGGGTTATGCTCGGTGTTCACCACAAGGGGGGCACCTGAACCGGTTTAAACATCAAACTGTGGTGACCCCCAAATTAAAGCCAGGGCCTCCTTCCCAATTACTGAATAGTTCAGTTGATAGGAATTCAACTTTTTGGAGAAGAACCCAACTGgcctctccaacccccccccttccccctttatCAGCCTGCAGCAGCCCAGCTCCGCCCCCCACCTGACCGGCCCCACCTGgcctctccaacccccccccttccccctctatCAGCCTGCAGCAGCCCAGCTCCGCCCCCCACCTGATCGGCCCCACCTGGCAGCGTAAACAGCTTATCAAACTGCTTCGCCGCTAAGACGGGAGAAGAGCACAGGAGAGATTTAACACTTTCAAAAGCACACCAACCATACCAACCAACCGATTCTACCTGTCCGGGTAgggtagagagagtgagatggccTACTAGCAGCTATCTTTAAGTGTCCAATCAGGAGCCTGATTGGAGATCAGGCGTGTTGCTAGACTGGGTGCCCCGCCCATTCCGCCGGCCATTTGAGtccgccctgcagaagggtctggagaagagcaatacatttctttctgcttccgatacgttttgcggaagcagaaagaatacaatgacgacagggaagcgacggcaagaagccaatcgcgtacagagtcttTTGAattaggcccgttgatcacaccttttgtgctgaagaaaatgacctcagcctccccagaccaactTTCAATCTAcgttgagcttggtctggcaacaGCCAGGCTAGCGTGTTGCAGCTCCACACTCCCGCTCCCGCTTTGGCCAACTACTGTTTTTTTAAAATTTGCTATATAattaaacttgacttgacttgacttgacaccTGAGACACGCCTCCACAATCCACAACAATCTAGAGCAAGGTCATCACAGCAGCCCCACCTCTTTCCCCAGGTCATGTGGACGGGCCTGCCCTGCCAGAACCTCCACCTGCTGGTGTGCTGCTCCATCCTAGACTCTGAGAAACAGAAGATCATGGAGGAGAACTATGGCTTCAATGAAATCCTCAAGGTGAAAAAACACTGTATTGCAATAAGTGTCTCTGTCTTCAATTTGAATATGTTCTAAATATGTCCTCTACATTTAGTTAGATGACATTCATTTAAAAGTGAGTTATGATTAatgattaataaaaaataaagaaggtGACTCAACAAGGAACAAAAGAGAAAGGAAgccaacacaccaccaccactacagccATCAGTGACAAAAGCTCCTCAGACAAAAACAggaatacattttatatatgatcTTTGAACCAAATATTTATGATCCTTGAACCAAATATTTAGAACCAAATATTTAAAGTGAACTGCAACATTAAGCagcacattttttatttgtacttGATAAATGACTTGAGCGATTAATCGATTTTTCAAAATTAGACTTGATTACATTTTTGCAGATTACCTAAGCGATAAAGCGACTAATTGTTTTAGCCCTAGGAAGCAAGACATTCTTGAGACTGAGTACCACCACGATGTTGGAGTCATGGTTATTATGATGAAGGTTTCCCTGACCTTGTCAATCCCCCTGCCTCTCGAACAGCATGTTAATGAACTCTCCATGAAGCTGGACATAGAAGAGATTCTCCGTAAAGCAGAGGCCATCTGCTTACAGATCAAGGGTTGTAAGGTAAGCTAATTTTTTAGTCGTGCACAAACCACGCTGCACATAAAGTAATGCTAATGCTGCAAACAGAATAAATATTCTTATTGTACATAATTTCAAAATGACCAACTATTAAGGGATTATTATTTACAGTGATGGAGGTCATTAGTCGGTTGAACTCACTGAATCACACACTAAACCTTTACAGTGACGGAGGTCACTACTCTGTACTGAACCTTTACAGTGACGGAGGTCACTACTCTGTACTGAACCTTCACAGTGACGGAGGTCACTACTCTGTACTGAACCTTTACAGTGACGGAGGTCACTACTCTGTACTGAACCTTTACAGTGACGGAGGTCACTACTCTGTACTGAACCTTTACAGTGACGGAGGTCAAAACTCGGTACTGAACCTTCACAGTGACAGAGGTCGCTACTCGGTACTGAACCTTCACAGTGACAGAGGTCACTACTCGGTACTGAACCTTCACAGTGACGGAGGTCACTACTCGGTACTGAACCTTTACAGTGACAGAGGTCACTACTCGGTACTGAACCTTTACAGTGACAGAGGTCACTACTCTGTACTGAACCTTCACAGTGACGGAGGTCACTACTCTGTACCGAACCTTCACAGTGACGGAGGTCACTACTCGGTACCGAACCTTCACAGTGACGGAGGTCACTACTCGGTACCGAACCTTCACAGTGACGGAGGTCACTACTCGGTACCGAACCTTCACAGTGACGGAGGTCACTACTCGGTACCGAACCTTTACAGTGACGGAGGTCACTACTCGTTACTGAACCTTCACAGTGACGGAGGTCACTACTCTGTACTGAACCTTTACAGTGACGGAGGTCACTACTCGGTACTGAACCTTTACAGTGACGGAGGTCACTACTCTGTCCTGAACCTTCACAGTGACGGAGGTCACTACTCTGTACTGAACCTTTACAGTGACGGAGGTCACTACTCTGTACTGAACCTTTACAGTGACGGAGGTCACTACTCTGTACTGAACCTTTACAGTGACGGAGGTCACTACTCGGTACTGAACCTTCACAGTGACGGAGGTCACTACTCTGTACTGAACCTTTACAGTGACGGAGGTCACTACTCGGTACTGAACCTTTACAGTGACGGAGGTCACTACTCGGTACTGAACCTTTACAGTGACGGAGGTCACTACTCTGTACTGAACCTTTACAGTGACGGAGGTCACTACTCGGTACTGAACCTTTACAGTGACGGAGGTCACTACTCGGTACTGAACCTTTACAGTGACGGAGGTCACTACTCGGTACACTAAACCTTTACAGTGACGGAGGTCACTACTCGGTACTGAACCTTTACTGTGACGGAGGTCACTACTCTGTACTGAACCTTTACAGTGACGGAGGTCACTACTCTGTACTGAACCTTTACAGTGACGGAGGTCACTACTCGGTACACTAAACCTTTACAGCTTACATAAACCTTACATGTCGTACATCCTCCACAGGATCTGCCCCATTCCGTCAGCGACATCATGGGATTCAACACGGACGAAGATGCCGCAGAGGCCCCCAGGTCAGAGGGCCCGGAGCCCGCCAAGAGGAGCCACTCCCCCTCGCCAAGCCCCTCCCACCGGGGGCTAGCCTTCTCCAACGGCCACGGACACTTGAGAGAGAGCTCTCAGAACGGCTGCAAAGTGTCCTTCGTGTCCTAGTGTACGGAGAGAGCTGAACCTCAGAGACTGGGGCCGTCCAGCGGGGAAGCCTTTCCCGACAGGGTCGAGCTGGCTGTCCCGGAAGAGGAACGCCACTCCAGCCGTCGCCTTGGGATCAGGAgccttgatgatgatgatgatgatgatgatgatgagatggatggatggaatgtaaaaaaacaaacaaaaaaggatTTAAGATAATTAAGAAaccttatttttgtaatttcttgTACCATATTGTCTTTTCATTGAAGTAGTCATTCCTGAAGGTAACTACGTTTTCTAAAGGTCGGCTGAGGTCACTCCCCCACGCTCAACCATGCTCCGGTGATTAAACGATGGACTAATCATTTATTACATCAATAATCTAAACGCTGAGTGTAGGattttgggtatgttctttttTGCATCCAATTTGGCAGCTGGTGtattgctgttttttttatttttcgaaTTGAGGTTAGGAACTGTTTGAAACTGTGACGTACAGTTTATCAATATATTCGCCCAATGTATTGGACAGCTTGTATACCAGTTGGAGTCAGTATTAATGAGGAACATCAGTTTCTCCTGCTGTGTGGAGTGCTACCGTATGTTtaaatgacctctgacccccaccaTCAGCCTTCACATTACTCTGGACCAGCATCGGTCCTCTGCTTCCAAAGCGAGTGTGCCAGTTCTTTATTTagagttatttttttattctaacTCTGAATCGCCCATTTGTACCCAGAGAAATCTGCTGCTCAATATATCGGAAGTCGTTATCAATATATACTACATTAAACTAACACCTCTTTTAAGGACTTATTTTGCAATTAGCCAATTTCTCTAGAACTTACTTTCAAAATTTGAAAGATATTAGATATTGATTTTTCTATAAATGTAACTTGCATAGAGGGTTTTTGAATGAGCCAACGgattgattaaattgttttcaCTTTGCTTTGCCAGCAGGATGGAGTGAGTCTGGTTGACCAGCTTTGAAATGATGTGTCTTTAAATGTCATGGCCTGGAAATGACACTATggggcaataaaaaaataaataatacttcAAGGAATGGTGTTTTACTCCTTGTGAATCATTTGTAATCAAGCAGAACACTATTCTGACGTATTTCTCGCATGCTTATTATGAACTGGAAGAACAACAAAGTCTTTAACTTTTaatcaaaaatgtattcatatcctcacactgcacacacgggttgtttttttttgctgttgcaCTTTGTTGGACTGCAGTGCAGAGTTTCAAAGAGAGTTATTAGcaattacaagccgttttgaaaatctgcctcttctgacatagGTGGCtggtccacctagatgtatgacggatagatgagcaacgtttgctacagtccactgggtaggctggtagactgatctctccacatctaggtggacacgcccacttgtgatgtcagaagaggccgattttcaaaacggcctaTAACGGCTAATCTCACTCACTTGgtagtataatatgtcacctttaaggggAATGGCATCACCTTATCACCTCAAACCACAAAAACGAATTACTACTGAAGTGCCCTTGGCCAAGGATGGCTAGAGACATGGGATGCACCTGTCTGTAACAAATGGTTCTGTTTGGTGGGTTGTTCTAAGGAAAAACATGATGGTTGAGTTCTTTGAAGTTCCTGTAGGTTTGGGCTCTCACCTGCCATTGAATAGAGGTTAAGGTGCGTGCCATAAGAAACCTGTATACCAATCCACATGGAGCATACCTTTTCTTTACAGCTTTATCTCTCCATTAATAAAACAAATCTCTAGGGCAACTGTGATATTGTTTCCCACGTATGATGACATCCCCTCTTGGTGGCACTGGCACCTGTACATTTTAGAATAGAATCATTCAAATATAATCCATGTCTGCTTTATTTAGGAGCAGAGAAAGGGGCCTGTTGTGAGACACATTAGTGTCAACATTGTTGAAAGAGTTACAAGGACAGTAATTgcttgatggatggatggataaactTAATTGATCCCCCAGGGGGAAATTCATTTGCCAGTAcccaacagaaaaacaaaaatataaaccCCATTGCAAGCAAATTAAAACAGTGCAGTACATAGTTACAGCAGATTAATAAACAACCAGATGAAGCAGTtagctttctttttttcaaaccTATCTATCCACAATACTTTAATGCATTAACACACAGTGAGTGTACAAAATCCACCAATATTTTACTAAATGAAGGAAGGATTTCAGTTTTTTCTACAACAAGCTGCATGAATGTATTTTATATTCCAACCAAATGTCACGAGGACCTTGTTGTTACTATGGGGGTGGGCCCATCAtttattttccttatttttACCAGATTTCGCCGGCGGTTGGAGATTAACTCAGCGTTTCCCCTTTCAGATGAAGGTTGTGCCAGATTGTACGTGGCATTTTGCCTCCACTTTCAACCAGTGCTGACGGACAGCAGCCGCGTGCGTCAGGGCAGGTCTGAGCTGACACTCTGCAGGGCTGCCCGTGTCCTTTGATGGAAGACATTTGGAGTCGCCTCTTGCGTATAACAGCGGGAACAGGGGGCTGGCTAACGGAGCAGGTATCTACCTCCGATCTGCTCATAAAGCCTCCATTGGAACAAAGGAGGCCCCACAGCGCTCTCACATCTCCTTACCCTTTCATTTCCTGTTTGGCAGGAAATTGCCATGCCGTATGCTCGATAGCGTAATGTGCAGTACTGTGACTTATCAGTACTATctcgccctgtgtgtgtgtgtgtgtgtgtgtgtgtgtgtgtgtgtgtgtgtgtgtgtgtgtgtgtgtgtgtgtgtgtgtgtgtgtgtgtgtgtgtgtgtgtgtgtgtgtgtgtgtgtgtgtgtgcgtgcgtgcgtgcgtgcgtgcgtgcgtgcgtgtgtgtgttttaattaaaGTAGAAGCTGCTTTGTCTGACGGATGAGTGCTGGCTCGTTCATTCAGCTCTGTGCGTCAAACCTTGTAAAAAGTTCTGAATGAGGCGTGTTTAAATATTGTCCATCGCCATCAACGCCGTGGTACAGCAGAAAAAAAGGCCAAAACAATACCGcagataaataaatcaaattggCAGTATAATTAATGTATCTGAGCAATCTCTGTAACCAGTGAAAAGGAAAAAGTCAGTTCTGCCCAATTTTTTCTAATCCCAATTGCTTGAGACtttattttgttgtattttcaagcacatgttgttgttgatgttcccAGAAGACCTCAGTGTAGTGTGCAAGTAGACTACTGATGAAGTTAGCCTTCTGTCTAAGCCTGTTGAGATTCCACATCAACAAACAAGATAGAGCTGCATTAAAAACGATCCGATATgccacagacactcacacacacacacacacacacacacacacacacacacacacacacacacacacacacacacacacacacacacacacacacacacacaccatgaagcCCCTCCCATCCTCCGTCACACTATATAAGCAGACCTGGTGCGGCTGAGCGGGTGGTTATCTTGTAgagagtgtacacacacacacacacacacacaacc
This genomic stretch from Gadus chalcogrammus isolate NIFS_2021 chromosome 9, NIFS_Gcha_1.0, whole genome shotgun sequence harbors:
- the tbc1d15 gene encoding TBC1 domain family member 15 isoform X3, which codes for MAADTSQKVLFEQDGVFIHSNSNDDCIEQDLLISGSIRVVDKDGEFLVEYRPLEDSVDPSNMLCAGKDSSSVMEWGQSAEERPHQGLETQHSYETEWDMVNAISFKKKTFSNGDGALNHSQERYRWAFTFSVTDLRTITVKVDSWSSLFFKLKDTSISLPTLYFHQGGVSEFLDSLRRCAMLSESPEDESCLLVSTVNKTLSQSFENLLDDNNFGLVHKLKKDPYVTTLGGFSKVTNYLYDAFRGAEEQQRPPEETADLLGEVIPGLEINHQEEPGFEVITRVDLGVRPDVQRGEPLSPEQWGGHQDPEGRVVNVPHLKQVIFKGGLCHMLRKEVWKFLLGYFPWDSTLEERKAVTRDKTDEYFRMKLQWKSVSEEQERRNSKLRDNRSLIEKDVNRTDRTNRFYEGIDNPGLVLLHDILMTYCMFDFDLGYVQGMSDLLSPLLFVMENEVDAFWCFVSFMDQMHQNFEEQMQGMKTQLVQLSSLLRLLDLNFWNYLESQDSGFLYFCFRWLLIRFKRELSFPDVLRLWEVMWTGLPCQNLHLLVCCSILDSEKQKIMEENYGFNEILKHVNELSMKLDIEEILRKAEAICLQIKGCKDLPHSVSDIMGFNTDEDAAEAPRSEGPEPAKRSHSPSPSPSHRGLAFSNGHGHLRESSQNGCKVSFVS
- the tbc1d15 gene encoding TBC1 domain family member 15 isoform X2; the protein is MGVKGWSYDPNVLFEQDGVFIHSNSNDDCIEQDLLISGSIRVVDKDGEFLVEYRPLEDSVDPSNMLCAGKDSSSVMEWGQSAEERPHQGLETQHSYETEWDMVNAISFKKKTFSNGDGALNHSQERYRWAFTFSVTDLRTITVKVDSWSSLFFKLKDTSISLPTLYFHQGGVSEFLDSLRRCAMLSESPEDESCLLVSTVNKTLSQSFENLLDDNNFGLVHLKKDPYVTTLGGFSKVTNYLYDAFRGAEEQQRPPEETADLLGEVIPGLEINHQEEPGFEVITRVDLGVRPDVQRGEPLSPEQWGGHQDPEGRVVNVPHLKQVIFKGGLCHMLRKEVWKFLLGYFPWDSTLEERKAVTRDKTDEYFRMKLQWKSVSEEQERRNSKLRDNRSLIEKDVNRTDRTNRFYEGIDNPGLVLLHDILMTYCMFDFDLGYVQGMSDLLSPLLFVMENEVDAFWCFVSFMDQMHQNFEEQMQGMKTQLVQLSSLLRLLDLNFWNYLESQDSGFLYFCFRWLLIRFKRELSFPDVLRLWEVMWTGLPCQNLHLLVCCSILDSEKQKIMEENYGFNEILKHVNELSMKLDIEEILRKAEAICLQIKGCKDLPHSVSDIMGFNTDEDAAEAPRSEGPEPAKRSHSPSPSPSHRGLAFSNGHGHLRESSQNGCKVSFVS
- the tbc1d15 gene encoding TBC1 domain family member 15 isoform X1, whose translation is MGVKGWSYDPNVLFEQDGVFIHSNSNDDCIEQDLLISGSIRVVDKDGEFLVEYRPLEDSVDPSNMLCAGKDSSSVMEWGQSAEERPHQGLETQHSYETEWDMVNAISFKKKTFSNGDGALNHSQERYRWAFTFSVTDLRTITVKVDSWSSLFFKLKDTSISLPTLYFHQGGVSEFLDSLRRCAMLSESPEDESCLLVSTVNKTLSQSFENLLDDNNFGLVHKLKKDPYVTTLGGFSKVTNYLYDAFRGAEEQQRPPEETADLLGEVIPGLEINHQEEPGFEVITRVDLGVRPDVQRGEPLSPEQWGGHQDPEGRVVNVPHLKQVIFKGGLCHMLRKEVWKFLLGYFPWDSTLEERKAVTRDKTDEYFRMKLQWKSVSEEQERRNSKLRDNRSLIEKDVNRTDRTNRFYEGIDNPGLVLLHDILMTYCMFDFDLGYVQGMSDLLSPLLFVMENEVDAFWCFVSFMDQMHQNFEEQMQGMKTQLVQLSSLLRLLDLNFWNYLESQDSGFLYFCFRWLLIRFKRELSFPDVLRLWEVMWTGLPCQNLHLLVCCSILDSEKQKIMEENYGFNEILKHVNELSMKLDIEEILRKAEAICLQIKGCKDLPHSVSDIMGFNTDEDAAEAPRSEGPEPAKRSHSPSPSPSHRGLAFSNGHGHLRESSQNGCKVSFVS